From Pseudovibrio sp. Tun.PSC04-5.I4, a single genomic window includes:
- a CDS encoding MBL fold metallo-hydrolase: protein MGSRGIFDVNRRTALALGGVGILAAGLSPSSAHAELPVVPGDQFAPATEFQLGEFKVFALLDGSFISEDPQNIFGMEQSAEVFEKASRDHFIRSDKFRGFFTPTLVNTGDQLVLFDTGRGELSQPGSGNLLKALAGIGVHPRDIDVVVLTHMHGDHIGGLMQNGVPTYSNARYVTSPIEFEYWEKLGPGGGGSAQAFAQDVLPLKDKFTFINPGDEVVPGITAVEAFGHTPGHMIYLVEANGKKLMLTADTANHFVWSVAYPDWQVVFDIDKAKAAETRRRVFTHLAEERIPFIGYHMPYPSLGYVEKDGDGFRYVPATYQLQLGHEDEANPPE from the coding sequence ATGGGATCTCGTGGTATTTTTGATGTAAACCGACGAACAGCGTTGGCCTTAGGCGGAGTTGGCATATTGGCTGCTGGATTGTCGCCATCATCGGCTCACGCAGAGCTGCCTGTTGTTCCGGGAGACCAGTTTGCGCCCGCGACCGAATTTCAGCTCGGCGAATTCAAAGTGTTTGCGCTGTTGGACGGCAGCTTTATCTCAGAAGACCCTCAAAACATTTTTGGGATGGAGCAGAGCGCTGAGGTTTTTGAAAAAGCCAGCCGTGATCATTTTATTCGATCTGATAAGTTTCGTGGATTTTTCACACCGACCCTGGTGAATACCGGAGATCAGCTGGTTTTGTTTGATACCGGGCGTGGTGAGCTTTCTCAACCGGGCAGTGGAAATCTGCTCAAAGCTCTGGCGGGAATTGGCGTTCATCCTCGTGATATCGATGTTGTGGTGCTAACCCATATGCACGGCGATCATATTGGCGGCCTTATGCAAAACGGAGTGCCGACCTATTCCAATGCGCGGTATGTAACCAGCCCGATTGAATTTGAGTATTGGGAGAAGCTTGGACCTGGTGGAGGTGGCAGTGCGCAAGCATTTGCGCAGGATGTTTTGCCATTGAAGGATAAGTTCACTTTTATCAATCCAGGTGATGAAGTGGTTCCCGGCATTACTGCTGTGGAAGCTTTCGGCCACACTCCGGGCCATATGATTTATCTGGTGGAAGCGAATGGTAAAAAGCTGATGCTGACTGCCGATACCGCAAACCATTTTGTTTGGTCTGTGGCCTATCCTGATTGGCAGGTAGTTTTTGATATAGACAAAGCGAAAGCAGCTGAAACCCGCCGACGTGTCTTCACTCATTTGGCTGAAGAGCGAATTCCGTTTATTGGCTACCACATGCCTTATCCATCTCTTGGATATGTTGAAAAGGATGGCGATGGGTTCCGGTATGTTCCTGCGACCTATCAGTTGCAGCTTGGTCATGAAGACGAAGCCAATCCTCCCGAATAA
- a CDS encoding DMT family transporter → MAANRCDGAQMRLFILTSVVMLAFAANSILNRLALADGEIGPSTFAGIRVLAGAITLLMLILVTKRNAKLFSKPNLWAVFALAIYILGFSHAYISLDAGFGALLLFGGVQITMFAGAILRRENLTPQKWIGALLAFSGLVYLLSPSNAGINGLGAGLMAFASIGWGIYSLIGKAAQDPLKETGVNFLLAVPIVGIALLLFPDTTPTTSAGITLAIISGAITSGLGYALWYSIIPMIDTSIAAVAQLTVPIIATLGGILFLGESVDLRFILSTLMVLGGVAISVLRRA, encoded by the coding sequence ATGGCAGCCAATCGTTGCGATGGTGCGCAAATGCGCCTTTTTATTCTCACATCCGTCGTCATGCTCGCATTTGCGGCCAACTCAATTTTGAACCGTTTGGCATTAGCCGACGGGGAAATCGGACCTTCCACTTTCGCTGGCATTCGCGTTCTGGCAGGAGCGATTACGCTCCTCATGCTCATCCTAGTCACCAAACGAAATGCCAAGCTGTTTTCCAAACCCAACCTTTGGGCCGTTTTTGCCCTAGCCATCTACATCCTTGGCTTTTCACATGCTTACATCTCGCTAGATGCCGGCTTTGGCGCTCTTCTGTTATTTGGAGGGGTGCAAATCACGATGTTTGCGGGAGCCATTTTGCGCAGAGAGAACCTCACACCACAAAAGTGGATAGGCGCCCTCCTCGCTTTCAGCGGCCTTGTGTACCTCCTTTCACCCTCAAACGCAGGAATAAACGGATTAGGAGCAGGGCTGATGGCCTTTGCATCCATAGGTTGGGGAATTTACTCTCTTATCGGAAAAGCTGCGCAGGACCCATTAAAAGAAACTGGAGTGAACTTTCTACTCGCAGTTCCCATCGTTGGAATTGCGCTCCTCCTGTTTCCGGATACGACACCAACAACAAGCGCGGGCATCACTCTCGCGATTATCTCGGGAGCAATCACATCGGGATTGGGCTATGCGCTTTGGTATTCAATAATCCCCATGATCGACACCAGCATCGCAGCGGTTGCTCAACTGACAGTTCCAATTATCGCTACATTAGGTGGGATTCTGTTTCTTGGAGAAAGCGTAGATCTGCGCTTCATCCTCTCCACACTCATGGTACTGGGAGGTGTCGCGATATCGGTCTTGCGACGGGCCTGA
- a CDS encoding response regulator transcription factor CtrA — MRVLLIEDDSATAQSIELMLKSENFNVYTTDLGEEGIDLGKLYDYDIIMLDLNLPDMSGYEVLRTLRVSKVKTPILILSGLAGIEDKVRGLGFGADDYMTKPFHKDELIARIHAIVRRSKGHAQSVIVTGDLTVNLDTKTVEVGGQRVHLTGKEYQMLELLSLRKGTTLTKEMFLNHLYGGMDEPELKIIDVFICKLRKKLASATAGKNYIETVWGRGYVLREPEEKAA, encoded by the coding sequence ATGCGTGTATTGTTGATCGAGGACGATAGTGCTACTGCACAGAGCATTGAACTGATGCTGAAATCCGAGAATTTCAATGTCTACACGACAGATCTCGGCGAGGAAGGCATCGACCTCGGCAAATTGTATGATTATGATATTATCATGCTAGATCTAAACCTGCCGGATATGTCCGGTTATGAGGTACTCCGCACACTGCGCGTATCCAAGGTTAAAACACCTATTCTTATTCTGTCCGGTCTGGCCGGCATTGAGGATAAAGTACGTGGCCTCGGCTTTGGAGCCGATGACTACATGACCAAGCCATTCCACAAGGATGAGCTTATTGCCCGCATACATGCAATTGTGCGGCGCTCTAAAGGTCATGCTCAGTCAGTCATTGTGACAGGTGATCTTACTGTAAACCTCGACACCAAAACTGTTGAAGTTGGTGGCCAGCGCGTACATCTGACAGGTAAAGAATATCAGATGCTTGAGCTTCTCTCCTTGCGAAAGGGCACGACCCTCACCAAGGAAATGTTCCTGAATCACCTCTACGGTGGCATGGACGAACCAGAACTCAAGATCATCGATGTATTTATTTGTAAGCTGCGTAAGAAGCTCGCTTCTGCAACAGCAGGCAAAAATTACATCGAAACAGTATGGGGTCGCGGATACGTTCTGCGGGAACCAGAAGAGAAAGCGGCTTAA
- the fliI gene encoding flagellar protein export ATPase FliI: MDSLFAEIESCLPTEIYGRVEAVKGLLIEVAGPVYAMSVGARLLIEIGENVASIQAEVVGFRSGHALCMPFGELSGVRHGSKAKLISRDSIVHPSSGWLGRVVNALGEPIDGKGPLPFGSAPRKLRDSPPPAAERARVGGPIDLGVRALNSFVTCCQGQRLGIFAGSGVGKSVLMSMLARNAETEVSIIGLIGERGREVQEFIEDDLGEEGLARSVVVVSTSDESVLMRREAAYLTLTLSEYFRDEGKNVLCMMDSVTRFAMAQREIGLSVGEPPTSKGYTPTVFTELPKLLERAGPGAVGKGSVTALFTVLVEGDNHNEPVADAVRGILDGHIVMERAIAERGRYPAINVLKSISRTMPRCVPDEAMPILRRAKQLMSAYADMEELIRLGAYKSGADPLVDEAIAKNDALETYLGQMKGEKTTIEEGYFLLANLLEMTQA, from the coding sequence TTGGACTCGCTTTTTGCAGAAATCGAATCATGCCTTCCAACCGAAATTTATGGGCGAGTAGAAGCAGTTAAGGGGCTTTTGATTGAAGTTGCAGGCCCCGTTTACGCCATGAGCGTTGGTGCACGTCTACTAATAGAAATAGGGGAGAACGTAGCGTCAATTCAAGCCGAAGTTGTCGGATTTCGATCCGGACATGCGCTTTGCATGCCATTTGGAGAGCTCAGCGGGGTGCGTCACGGCAGTAAAGCAAAGCTGATTTCACGCGACAGTATTGTTCATCCATCGAGCGGTTGGTTGGGGCGAGTTGTTAACGCTTTGGGTGAGCCGATTGATGGAAAAGGACCTCTTCCGTTCGGTTCGGCACCTCGAAAATTACGCGATTCACCACCTCCGGCTGCAGAAAGAGCGCGAGTCGGAGGCCCGATTGACCTGGGTGTGAGGGCGCTTAATAGTTTTGTAACGTGTTGTCAGGGGCAGCGCCTTGGTATTTTTGCCGGGTCTGGTGTCGGTAAATCCGTCCTGATGTCCATGCTTGCGCGCAATGCGGAAACCGAAGTGTCTATCATTGGGCTGATTGGGGAACGTGGGCGGGAAGTCCAGGAATTCATCGAGGATGACCTTGGTGAAGAGGGACTCGCCCGTTCTGTTGTTGTGGTGTCAACATCTGACGAGAGCGTTTTGATGCGGCGCGAGGCTGCATATCTGACGCTGACTCTCTCTGAGTACTTCAGAGATGAGGGCAAAAACGTTCTGTGCATGATGGATTCGGTGACCCGCTTTGCGATGGCGCAGCGCGAAATTGGCCTCTCCGTTGGCGAGCCTCCAACCTCCAAAGGGTACACACCTACCGTCTTTACTGAGTTGCCGAAACTTCTGGAGCGGGCGGGGCCGGGTGCTGTTGGCAAAGGGTCTGTGACTGCCCTGTTTACTGTGCTGGTTGAAGGCGACAACCATAATGAACCGGTTGCCGATGCCGTGCGCGGTATTCTGGATGGACACATTGTGATGGAACGGGCGATTGCTGAACGTGGCCGATACCCAGCGATCAACGTTTTAAAATCTATTTCACGCACCATGCCACGCTGTGTGCCTGATGAGGCGATGCCGATTCTGCGCCGTGCTAAGCAGCTGATGTCAGCCTATGCAGATATGGAAGAGTTGATCCGCCTTGGGGCTTACAAATCCGGTGCTGACCCGCTGGTTGATGAGGCTATTGCAAAAAATGACGCCTTGGAGACATATCTTGGGCAAATGAAGGGGGAAAAAACTACAATTGAAGAGGGATATTTCCTGCTTGCCAACCTTTTGGAAATGACTCAGGCGTAA
- the fliJ gene encoding flagellar export protein FliJ yields MKNREGLLKLKKFNVDEKRRQVTQIETMLNDFDRMAQDLENQIVQEQKRVGIDDITHFAYPTFARAASQRRDNLKNSTEELKSQLSKAQDELTDAVSELKKIELMDERDKVRQRAAMEIIEQENMDDIAGRMVRR; encoded by the coding sequence ATGAAGAATCGTGAAGGCCTTTTGAAGTTGAAGAAGTTCAACGTCGATGAGAAGCGCCGTCAGGTGACACAAATCGAGACGATGTTGAACGATTTTGATCGAATGGCTCAAGATCTGGAAAACCAGATTGTTCAGGAACAAAAGCGTGTTGGCATTGATGATATTACACACTTTGCGTATCCGACATTCGCTCGAGCAGCTTCACAGCGCCGTGATAATCTGAAAAACTCAACCGAAGAGTTGAAGTCTCAGTTGTCGAAAGCACAAGATGAGCTGACTGATGCTGTTTCTGAGCTGAAGAAGATTGAGCTTATGGACGAACGGGATAAGGTGCGTCAGCGTGCTGCGATGGAAATTATCGAGCAGGAAAACATGGATGACATCGCCGGACGAATGGTTCGCCGCTAA
- a CDS encoding paraquat-inducible protein A codes for MPVFLGFLIPIAAFSFGLGLTLPLLRMERLYFLQDTPSLIQMINGLYEDGEPTIAVLVFAFSVVLPALKILVLGISALHPSSVKWLMTLSYLGKWSMMDVMLVALVIFAAKTSGLASAQVLPGLWFYAVATLSTAIAAFMVSRTAS; via the coding sequence ATGCCTGTCTTTCTTGGTTTTCTCATTCCCATTGCCGCGTTTTCGTTTGGCCTTGGCTTAACCTTGCCTTTGCTGCGGATGGAGCGCCTGTATTTTTTGCAGGACACGCCCAGCCTGATTCAGATGATCAACGGGCTTTATGAGGATGGTGAACCAACAATTGCAGTGTTGGTGTTTGCGTTTTCTGTTGTGCTTCCAGCCCTGAAGATCCTCGTTCTTGGGATTTCTGCTCTGCATCCTTCCTCAGTTAAATGGCTGATGACCCTCAGCTACCTGGGGAAGTGGTCCATGATGGACGTGATGTTGGTGGCGCTTGTGATTTTTGCAGCCAAAACCAGCGGGCTTGCCAGCGCTCAGGTTCTCCCCGGCCTGTGGTTTTATGCGGTAGCGACGCTTTCAACGGCAATCGCAGCTTTTATGGTGAGCCGTACCGCAAGCTAA